From Pseudomonas sp. G.S.17, the proteins below share one genomic window:
- the raiA gene encoding ribosome-associated translation inhibitor RaiA: protein MQVNISGHQLEVTKPLREYIELKLKKLEGHFDKITNVQVTMAVEKLKQKIEATLHIHGGEVVANAEHDDMYAAIDLLTDKLDRQLLKHKEKQQNILKGATAR from the coding sequence ATGCAAGTCAACATCAGTGGACACCAATTAGAAGTGACCAAGCCCCTGCGCGAATACATCGAGCTGAAACTCAAGAAGCTCGAGGGGCATTTTGACAAGATTACCAATGTGCAGGTAACGATGGCGGTCGAGAAACTGAAACAGAAGATCGAAGCCACGCTGCATATCCACGGTGGGGAGGTCGTAGCTAACGCAGAACATGACGACATGTATGCGGCGATCGATCTGCTCACTGACAAGCTGGACCGACAATTGCTAAAGCATAAGGAAAAGCAGCAGAACATCCTTAAAGGTGCGACAGCTCGCTAA
- the ptsN gene encoding PTS IIA-like nitrogen regulatory protein PtsN, giving the protein MIRLENILTPGRSLVNVPGGSKKRVLEQIANLIGREVPDLDSQTVFESLVAREKLGSTGFGNGIAIPHCRLKGCHSPISALLHLDAPVDFDAIDGAPVDLLFVLLVPEAATDAHLELLRQIASMLDRKEVRDRLRSAESNEALYQVVLDEQNGH; this is encoded by the coding sequence ATGATCCGACTCGAAAACATCCTGACCCCTGGCCGTTCACTCGTGAACGTGCCGGGCGGCAGTAAGAAACGCGTACTTGAACAGATTGCCAATCTGATCGGCAGAGAAGTGCCTGATCTGGATTCGCAAACCGTGTTCGAAAGCCTTGTTGCCCGAGAAAAACTCGGTTCTACCGGCTTTGGCAATGGCATCGCCATCCCGCATTGTCGCCTGAAGGGTTGTCACTCGCCCATCAGTGCGTTGCTGCACCTGGACGCACCTGTTGATTTCGATGCCATTGATGGTGCGCCTGTGGACCTGCTGTTTGTCCTGCTGGTCCCGGAAGCTGCCACCGATGCACACCTGGAGCTGTTGCGCCAAATCGCCAGCATGCTTGATCGCAAAGAAGTGCGTGACCGCCTGCGCAGCGCCGAAAGCAATGAAGCGCTTTATCAGGTGGTACTGGACGAGCAGAACGGGCATT